TAATTTGCACCCCATCAACTCAATGCGGCTGCAAAACGGATCTTCGGTGAACTTGCGGTCAACACCGTACCGGAACATGCCTTCGCGCTCATCCTAGCTCTGCAACGCTGCCTTGTTGGCTACTGGGAAGATGTCATCAACGGTGAATGGCAGAAGTCCAACAAATTCCGCATCTTCAATCACCTGATCAAAGAACCTCCCGCCTCACGGCAAGAGGTTCTTGCGACCAGCAACGTGATCTCGCTGCACACACCACTGACACGGAAACACGCTGCATGATTTCGACTGTTGTCGGGCAGTTTGGGACATAAAGCGCTAAAACACCTAGGTCGCAGCCATAACGATGCCAACGCCGCCGAGAGCAACCAAGACGCAGCCCGCGAGTTCAACCGGGGTGATTTTCTCACGGAAGAAGATCCAGGAGGCTGCCAGTGTGAACACCAGTTCGATTTGCGCCAGCGCGCGCACATAGGCAACCTGCTGCAACGTCATCGCGGTAAACCAGCCGATGGAACCGATAATCCCCGCAAGCCCCACCAAAGAGGACATGCGCCAGTTTTTCAAAGCGGCGCGTAACTCACTGGGGCAAGAGAACGACATCCAGCTCGCCATCACCACAGTTTGAAAGCCTGTCACACACACCAGCGTGAATGCTGCCTGAAGTAAAAACGTGTCCGCTTCAACGGACAAAGATGCAGTGCGGTAGAATGCAGCCGAAGCACCGAAGAAGGCCGCTGCTGTCAGACCGATTAGCGCTGGTTTGCCAGTGAGCGCGGCAGCAAGTGAGCGACCTGTGAACTGCACTTTGCCCAGACTGATAAACAACACGCCGACAATGCCCACGGCAATCGCTGCCATGCCAAGGGGTGTGAGTTGTTCGCCCAAAAGAATGAAGCCGAACAACGCCGCTTGCACCGGTTCCGTTTTGGAGTAAGCCGTTCCAACAGCAAAGTTGCGATAGGAAAAGAGGTGCACCAGCAGGAATGCCGCCGCAATCTGCGCCAGCCCACCAAGACCAGCTGCTATGAAGAAAGAGTATTCCACTGCGGGCAGCGCCTCGCCAGTCACCTGCAAGATCCCAAGCAGATATAACACCGCAATAGGAAAGCCGAAGCCGAAGCGAATGAACGTCGCGCCCGTGGTGCCGATCTTGCCCTTTAGATGCTTTTGCAATGCAGAGCGCAGGTTTTGACTAAACGCTGCAAAAATAGTGATTGGAATCCAAAGTTCCATTTGAAATACCCTCAATTCATCGAGAGCATCATAGAGGATGCATAGGTGTTTATTCTATGTTTTAATTGGATATTTGAGGATAGCGAACTCAGATACTCTT
This region of Pseudovibrio sp. Tun.PSC04-5.I4 genomic DNA includes:
- a CDS encoding DMT family transporter; this encodes MELWIPITIFAAFSQNLRSALQKHLKGKIGTTGATFIRFGFGFPIAVLYLLGILQVTGEALPAVEYSFFIAAGLGGLAQIAAAFLLVHLFSYRNFAVGTAYSKTEPVQAALFGFILLGEQLTPLGMAAIAVGIVGVLFISLGKVQFTGRSLAAALTGKPALIGLTAAAFFGASAAFYRTASLSVEADTFLLQAAFTLVCVTGFQTVVMASWMSFSCPSELRAALKNWRMSSLVGLAGIIGSIGWFTAMTLQQVAYVRALAQIELVFTLAASWIFFREKITPVELAGCVLVALGGVGIVMAAT